A single genomic interval of Geotrypetes seraphini chromosome 1, aGeoSer1.1, whole genome shotgun sequence harbors:
- the LOC117355940 gene encoding olfactory receptor 2D3-like, with amino-acid sequence MKRGNLTSVTEFILLGLSSDPKMQLLLFFVFLIIYIVTLTGNILIIIIVIVDSRLHTPMYFFLTNLSFLETCYSSAIVPKALVHFLAERKTISFPECAAQMYIALSLGETECLLLGVMAYDRYAAICHPLHYTVIMNKRACVMMASASWAGGFLLSLVDSVFTLRLPYCGPNEMNHFVCEVPVIIHLACTDTRTTELMIFLVAVVVLLIPFSLILISYLRIISTVLKIRSAEGRHKAFSTCASHLTVVTLFYATIIFMYMRPKSSHSQEQDKRITVFYTVVTPMLNPMIYSLKNKEVKGALRKATRRARDANFT; translated from the coding sequence ATGAAAAGAGGCAATCTTACCTCAGTCACTGAATTTATTCTCCTTGGACTCTCATCAGATCCCAAGATGCAGTTGTTACTTTTCTTTGTGTTTTTAATCATTTACATAGTTACTCTGACTGGAAATATTCTGATAATTATTATAGTCATAGTGGATTCTCGCCTTCACACACCTATGTATTTTTTTCTTACCAACTTGTCTTTCCTTGAAACCTGTTATTCATCAGCCATTGTGCCTAAAGCCCTGGTGCACTTCCTCGCCGAAAGAAAGACCATTTCATTTCCCGAATGTGCAGCACAGATGTATATTGCTCTGTCTTTGGGCGAAACAGAATGTCTTCTCCTTGGCGTCATGGCTTATGATCGTTATGCGGCCATATGTCATCCCTTGCATTACACAGTCATCATGAACAAGAGGGCGTGTGTCATGATGGCGAGCGCATCATGGGCAGGTGGTTTTCTCTTGTCACTGGTAGACTCTGTCTTCACATTGCGATTACCATACTGTGGCCCTAATGAAATGAACCATTTTGTATGTGAAGTTCCCGTAATAATTCATCTCGCATGTACAGATACCCGGACCACCGAACTGATGATATTTTTGGTGGCTGTGGTAGTTCTCCTCATTCCTTTCTCCTTAATCCTAATCTCTTACCTTCGCATTATCTCCACTGTGTTGAAAATTCGTTCTGCTGAGGGCAGGCACAAAGCTTTTTCTACTTGTGCCTCCCACCTCACGGTGGTTACTCTATTCTACGCCACCATTATCTTTATGTATATGAGACCCAAGTCAAGCCATTCACAGGAGCAAGATAAAAGAATTACTGTGTTTTATACTGTAGTAACGCCAATGCTGAATCCAATGATCTACAGCCTGAAAAACAAGGAGGTAAAGGGGGCTCTAAGAAAAGCCACAAGAAGAGCCAGAGATGCAAATTTCACATGA